The Drosophila teissieri strain GT53w chromosome X, Prin_Dtei_1.1, whole genome shotgun sequence genome has a segment encoding these proteins:
- the LOC122623926 gene encoding xenotropic and polytropic retrovirus receptor 1 isoform X2, protein MKFGKTFESHLTIEWRQQYMRYGDLKELIKQGVENAPSPLTSSDYEVQAYYRAFEETFLTECQSELTGVNNFFLEKLLEARRKHGHLKLHLLAYSREPGHTGSDSSLSQRTERSPKKLMTTRQLRYAYAEFYLSLVLIQNYQSLNETGFRKICKKYDKNLRSGAAGRWFVENILDAPFTDGRLLHRMTIEVEDLYTAHLANGDRSLAMEKLRVPPLGRPTPPSMVFRAGIALGMLIMLLVATAISYWKRAPLEDHTPGLMSLFRGPFTWVIFNFYMAANVAGWQQAGVNHVLIFEIDPRSHLQPATFLEIACTFGILWALAMLGFLYNDLIGVSDPFVFPLGLILIMVGLLVVPLPIMNWPARWWTIKLVGRVISAPLHYVGFADFWMGDQLNSLVSCIVDHYYTVRFYAVSWLRYDRVNSCFEPDVMVPITMCLPAWFRFAQCLRRFRDSGSKSVSYLINAGKYSTTFLMVLFSTLRRNTEGEYANTFSNPYTWLFLASCVVATVYCYLWDVIRDFGLFRIMRENLVLRLFWAVEFSILYHNLMTPHNMRTICSILEITRRFIWNYVRLENEHLFNCGNFRATRDIHLAALNPRQERMLESMMDESDGVSNRRKSNERIRLKKEYF, encoded by the exons ATGAAGTTTGGCAAGACCTTCGAGTCCCACCTGACGATCGAGTGGCGCCAGCAGTATATGCGATATGGG GATCTCAAGGAGCTGATCAAGCAAGGCGTGGAGAACGCACCCTCGCCGCTTACTTCCTCGGACTACGAGGTTCAGGCCTACTACAGGGCGTTTGAGGAGACCTTCCTCACCGAATGCCAATCGGAACTGACCGGGGTGAACAACTTCTTTCTTGAAAAACTCCTGGAAGCCCGACGCAAGCATGGCCACCTGAAGCTCCACCTTTTGGCCTATTCCCGGGAACCCGGACACACAGGCAGTGACTCCTCGCTTTCACAGCGGACCGAAAGGAGCCCAAAAAAGTTAATGACCACTCGCCAGCTGAGATATGCCTATGCTGAGTTTTATCTGAGCTTGGTGCTCATCCAAAACTATCAGTCGCTGAACGAGACGGGTTTCCGGAAGATCTGCAAGAAGTACGACAAGAATTTGCGATCCGGAGCGGCGGGCAGGTGGTTCGTGGAGAACATACTGGATGCCCCCTTTACGGATGGACGTCTGTTGCACCGCATGACCATCGAGGTGGAGGATCTGTACACGGCCCATCTGGCGAATGGGGATCGCTCGCTGGCTATGGAAAAGCTAAGAGTTCCGCCATTGGGCCGGCCCACTCCTCCATCGATGGTCTTTCGTGCGGGAATCGCTCTCGGCATGCTAATCATGCTGCTCGTGGCCACCGCCATCAGCT ACTGGAAACGAGCCCCATTGGAGGATCATACCCCGGGTCTGATGAGCCTGTTCCGCGGTCCATTCACCTGGGTGATCTTCAACTTCTACATGGCCGCCAATGTTGCCGGATGGCAGCAGGCCGGAGTCAACCACGTCCTGATCTTTGAGATAGACCCCAGAAGTCACCTGCAGCCGGCCACATTTCTGGAAATTGCCTGCACCTTCGGCATTCTTTGGGCCCTGGCCATGTTGGGGTTCCTGTACAACGACTTGATAGGTGTGTCGGATCCCTTCGTCTTTCCACTGGGGCTCATCCTGATCATGGTGggcctgctggtggtgccGCTGCCCATAATGAACTGGCCGGCCAGGTGGTGGACCATCAAGCTGGTGGGTCGCGTGATCTCCGCGCCACTGCACTACGTGGGATTTGCCGACTTCTGGATGGGCGATCAGCTGAATTCGCTGGTGTCCTGCATTGTAGATCACTATTATACAGTAAGGTTCTATGCGGTTAGTTGGCTGCGCTATGATCGGGTGAACAGCTGCTTTGAACCGGACGTGATGGTCCCGATTACCATGTGCCTGCCCGCCTGGTTTCGATTTGCTCAGTGCCTGCGAAGATTCAGGGACAGTGGCTCCAAGTCGGTGAGCTACTTGATCAATGCGGGGAAGTACTCAACCACTTTTCTGATGGTCCTCTTCTCGACGCTGCGCAGGAATACGGAGG GTGAATATGCCAATACGTTCAGCAATCCCTACACCTGGCTATTCCTCGCGAGCTGCGTGGTGGCCACCGTCTACTGCTATTTGTGGGATGTTATTCGCGACTTTGGGCTCTTCAGGATTATGCGCG AGAATCTGGTGCTGCGGCTCTTCTGGGCCGTCGAATTCTCCATTCTGTACCACAACCTGATGACTCCCCATAATATGAGGACCATCTGCAGTATCCTGGAGATCACTAG ACGCTTCATTTGGAACTACGTGCGCCTGGAGAACGAGCACTTGTTCAACTGCGGAAACTTCCGCGCCACAAGGGACATCCACTTGGCAGCCCTGAATCCTCGCCAGGAGCGAATGCTGGAGAGCATGATGGACGAGTCGGATGGCGTGTCGAATCGCCGCAAATCGAATGAGCGCATTCGCCTGAAGAAGGAGTACTTCTAA
- the LOC122623926 gene encoding xenotropic and polytropic retrovirus receptor 1 isoform X1 yields MKFGKTFESHLTIEWRQQYMRYGDLKELIKQGVENAPSPLTSSDYEVQAYYRAFEETFLTECQSELTGVNNFFLEKLLEARRKHGHLKLHLLAYSREPGHTGSDSSLSQRTERSPKKLMTTRQLRYAYAEFYLSLVLIQNYQSLNETGFRKICKKYDKNLRSGAAGRWFVENILDAPFTDGRLLHRMTIEVEDLYTAHLANGDRSLAMEKLRVPPLGRPTPPSMVFRAGIALGMLIMLLVATAISYWKRAPLEDHTPGLMSLFRGPFTWVIFNFYMAANVAGWQQAGVNHVLIFEIDPRSHLQPATFLEIACTFGILWALAMLGFLYNDLIGVSDPFVFPLGLILIMVGLLVVPLPIMNWPARWWTIKLVGRVISAPLHYVGFADFWMGDQLNSLVSCIVDHYYTVRFYAVSWLRYDRVNSCFEPDVMVPITMCLPAWFRFAQCLRRFRDSGSKSVSYLINAGKYSTTFLMVLFSTLRRNTEGEYANTFSNPYTWLFLASCVVATVYCYLWDVIRDFGLFRIMRGERIFLRKQLVYPQAFYYFVIVENLVLRLFWAVEFSILYHNLMTPHNMRTICSILEITRRFIWNYVRLENEHLFNCGNFRATRDIHLAALNPRQERMLESMMDESDGVSNRRKSNERIRLKKEYF; encoded by the exons ATGAAGTTTGGCAAGACCTTCGAGTCCCACCTGACGATCGAGTGGCGCCAGCAGTATATGCGATATGGG GATCTCAAGGAGCTGATCAAGCAAGGCGTGGAGAACGCACCCTCGCCGCTTACTTCCTCGGACTACGAGGTTCAGGCCTACTACAGGGCGTTTGAGGAGACCTTCCTCACCGAATGCCAATCGGAACTGACCGGGGTGAACAACTTCTTTCTTGAAAAACTCCTGGAAGCCCGACGCAAGCATGGCCACCTGAAGCTCCACCTTTTGGCCTATTCCCGGGAACCCGGACACACAGGCAGTGACTCCTCGCTTTCACAGCGGACCGAAAGGAGCCCAAAAAAGTTAATGACCACTCGCCAGCTGAGATATGCCTATGCTGAGTTTTATCTGAGCTTGGTGCTCATCCAAAACTATCAGTCGCTGAACGAGACGGGTTTCCGGAAGATCTGCAAGAAGTACGACAAGAATTTGCGATCCGGAGCGGCGGGCAGGTGGTTCGTGGAGAACATACTGGATGCCCCCTTTACGGATGGACGTCTGTTGCACCGCATGACCATCGAGGTGGAGGATCTGTACACGGCCCATCTGGCGAATGGGGATCGCTCGCTGGCTATGGAAAAGCTAAGAGTTCCGCCATTGGGCCGGCCCACTCCTCCATCGATGGTCTTTCGTGCGGGAATCGCTCTCGGCATGCTAATCATGCTGCTCGTGGCCACCGCCATCAGCT ACTGGAAACGAGCCCCATTGGAGGATCATACCCCGGGTCTGATGAGCCTGTTCCGCGGTCCATTCACCTGGGTGATCTTCAACTTCTACATGGCCGCCAATGTTGCCGGATGGCAGCAGGCCGGAGTCAACCACGTCCTGATCTTTGAGATAGACCCCAGAAGTCACCTGCAGCCGGCCACATTTCTGGAAATTGCCTGCACCTTCGGCATTCTTTGGGCCCTGGCCATGTTGGGGTTCCTGTACAACGACTTGATAGGTGTGTCGGATCCCTTCGTCTTTCCACTGGGGCTCATCCTGATCATGGTGggcctgctggtggtgccGCTGCCCATAATGAACTGGCCGGCCAGGTGGTGGACCATCAAGCTGGTGGGTCGCGTGATCTCCGCGCCACTGCACTACGTGGGATTTGCCGACTTCTGGATGGGCGATCAGCTGAATTCGCTGGTGTCCTGCATTGTAGATCACTATTATACAGTAAGGTTCTATGCGGTTAGTTGGCTGCGCTATGATCGGGTGAACAGCTGCTTTGAACCGGACGTGATGGTCCCGATTACCATGTGCCTGCCCGCCTGGTTTCGATTTGCTCAGTGCCTGCGAAGATTCAGGGACAGTGGCTCCAAGTCGGTGAGCTACTTGATCAATGCGGGGAAGTACTCAACCACTTTTCTGATGGTCCTCTTCTCGACGCTGCGCAGGAATACGGAGG GTGAATATGCCAATACGTTCAGCAATCCCTACACCTGGCTATTCCTCGCGAGCTGCGTGGTGGCCACCGTCTACTGCTATTTGTGGGATGTTATTCGCGACTTTGGGCTCTTCAGGATTATGCGCGGTGAGCGTATATTCCTTAGAAAGCAACTCGTCTATCCGCAGGCCTTCTACTACTTTGTGATCGTAGAGAATCTGGTGCTGCGGCTCTTCTGGGCCGTCGAATTCTCCATTCTGTACCACAACCTGATGACTCCCCATAATATGAGGACCATCTGCAGTATCCTGGAGATCACTAG ACGCTTCATTTGGAACTACGTGCGCCTGGAGAACGAGCACTTGTTCAACTGCGGAAACTTCCGCGCCACAAGGGACATCCACTTGGCAGCCCTGAATCCTCGCCAGGAGCGAATGCTGGAGAGCATGATGGACGAGTCGGATGGCGTGTCGAATCGCCGCAAATCGAATGAGCGCATTCGCCTGAAGAAGGAGTACTTCTAA